The following are encoded in a window of Corynebacterium marinum DSM 44953 genomic DNA:
- a CDS encoding ABC transporter ATP-binding protein: protein MITLTNVRKEYNSDVAIGPVNLEIPAGGITALVGPNGAGKSTLLTMIGRLLGMDSGDIKVAQYDITTTKSKDLAKILSILRQENHFITKLTVRQLVGFGRFPYSHGRLTKEDEEIISRYIDFLHLTDLEDRYLDQLSGGQRQRAYVAMVLSQETDYVLLDEPLNNLDIAHSVQMMKHLQSAAREFGRTIIVVLHDINFAARYADYICAVKAGQIVEFGTPWEVMRDDILTDIFNTPVQVLEGPNGPLAVYH, encoded by the coding sequence GTGATCACTCTGACCAACGTCCGCAAGGAGTACAACAGCGACGTCGCCATCGGTCCGGTGAATCTGGAGATCCCGGCCGGCGGCATCACCGCCCTCGTCGGACCCAACGGTGCCGGCAAGTCGACGCTGCTCACCATGATCGGCCGACTCCTCGGCATGGACTCGGGCGACATCAAGGTCGCCCAGTACGACATCACCACCACCAAGTCGAAGGACCTGGCCAAGATCCTGTCCATCCTGCGCCAGGAGAACCACTTCATCACCAAGCTGACGGTCCGCCAGCTCGTCGGTTTCGGCCGCTTCCCTTACTCCCACGGTCGTCTGACCAAGGAGGACGAGGAGATCATCTCCCGCTACATCGACTTCCTCCACCTCACCGACCTGGAGGACCGCTACCTGGATCAGCTTTCCGGCGGCCAACGGCAGCGCGCGTACGTGGCGATGGTGCTTTCCCAGGAAACGGACTACGTGCTTCTCGACGAGCCGCTCAACAACCTCGACATCGCACACTCCGTCCAGATGATGAAGCATCTGCAGTCCGCCGCCCGCGAGTTCGGCCGCACCATCATCGTGGTGCTGCACGACATCAACTTCGCCGCCCGGTACGCCGACTACATCTGCGCCGTCAAAGCCGGGCAGATCGTCGAGTTCGGCACGCCGTGGGAAGTGATGCGGGACGACATTCTCACCGACATCTTCAACACCCCGGTCCAGGTTCTCGAGGGGCCGAACGGACCGCTGGCCGTCTACCACTAG
- a CDS encoding arsenic resistance protein — MAARLDRHQIALYFAAIVLGLLIDAPSLRVLVTPVLGALLFLTFLSVPLARVRVNARFLLALALLNGAVVPVVAGVLSAPLRDDAVVHAAVLLVLLAPCIDYAIAFTGLAGGARAELLAATPLLLGGQLLLLPLFLRFFLGSDDVLSVGPFAEAFLLLIVLPLGAAFLVQRLMPRHRWARCVDSAGNAGMVPLMMATLFVVLSGYAGDVAGEWRRLALPAAVYVAFALAMIVAGTAVGAALRLPAPLRVAATFSGVTRNSLVVMPFALAMPGTLAPVVVVTQTLVELTVMVAMVAVMPGILRRISH; from the coding sequence ATGGCCGCCCGGCTGGACCGCCACCAGATCGCCCTCTACTTCGCGGCGATCGTTCTCGGCCTGCTTATCGACGCCCCTTCGCTCCGCGTGCTGGTCACGCCGGTGCTGGGGGCGTTGCTGTTTCTCACGTTCCTCTCGGTCCCGCTGGCCCGGGTGCGCGTCAACGCGCGTTTCCTCCTGGCGCTCGCCCTGCTCAACGGGGCAGTTGTGCCTGTGGTGGCGGGAGTCCTCTCCGCCCCGCTGCGTGACGATGCCGTCGTCCACGCCGCCGTGCTCCTCGTCCTCCTGGCCCCCTGCATCGACTACGCGATCGCGTTCACCGGCTTGGCCGGCGGTGCCCGGGCCGAGCTGCTCGCGGCCACCCCGCTCCTGCTGGGAGGGCAGCTTCTCCTGCTGCCGCTGTTCCTGCGCTTCTTCCTGGGTTCCGACGACGTGCTCTCCGTCGGACCTTTCGCGGAGGCGTTCCTCCTGTTGATCGTCCTGCCCCTCGGCGCCGCCTTCCTGGTTCAGCGGCTGATGCCGCGGCACCGGTGGGCGCGGTGTGTCGACTCTGCCGGCAACGCGGGCATGGTCCCGCTCATGATGGCGACCCTGTTCGTTGTCCTGTCGGGGTACGCGGGCGACGTGGCGGGGGAGTGGCGGCGCCTGGCCCTGCCGGCCGCGGTCTACGTCGCGTTCGCGCTCGCGATGATCGTGGCCGGGACGGCAGTCGGCGCTGCCCTGCGCCTGCCGGCGCCTCTCCGCGTGGCGGCCACCTTTAGCGGAGTCACCCGCAACTCACTGGTGGTCATGCCCTTCGCACTGGCGATGCCCGGCACCCTGGCTCCCGTCGTCGTGGTCACCCAGACGCTCGTCGAGTTGACGGTCATGGTGGCCATGGTCGCCGTCATGCCGGGGATACTGCGAAGAATTAGCCATTGA
- a CDS encoding iron chelate uptake ABC transporter family permease subunit, protein MDKNRYVDRMVDESPAEDVDYYLRDATTPEARRYERTEDHWPGYAVKPQSSRSAGAFQTARAARKYWIILGATLTLGLLFAFGLLAWNNPLPFGSEGFWLIAERRADAVIAMAIVAVCQAVATLAFQTVTNNRIITPSIMGFESLYTAIHTTTIYFFGAAGLIGARTLETFVVQLVLMIGLSLILYSWLLTGRHANMHAMLLVGIIIGGGLGSVSTFMQRMLTPSDFDVLTARLFGSVNNADPGYYPVAIPLCLTAAVLLYLNSRRMNVLSLGRDTATNLGLNYKALAIGSLVLISVLMAVSTALVGPMTFLGFLVATLAYQFADTYDHRYLFPMAVAIAFVVLSGAYFIMNHIFYAQGVVSIIIELVGGSVFLFVILRKGRL, encoded by the coding sequence GTGGATAAGAACCGCTACGTGGACCGGATGGTCGACGAATCACCCGCCGAGGACGTGGACTACTACCTCCGCGACGCGACCACCCCGGAGGCCCGGCGCTACGAGCGCACCGAGGACCACTGGCCCGGGTACGCCGTCAAACCGCAGTCCAGCCGCAGCGCCGGTGCCTTCCAGACGGCGCGGGCCGCCCGGAAGTACTGGATCATCCTGGGCGCCACGCTCACCCTCGGGCTGCTCTTCGCCTTCGGCCTGCTGGCCTGGAACAACCCGCTGCCTTTCGGCTCAGAGGGTTTCTGGCTCATCGCCGAGCGGCGGGCCGACGCCGTGATCGCCATGGCGATCGTCGCCGTCTGCCAGGCAGTGGCCACCCTCGCCTTCCAGACCGTGACCAACAACCGAATCATCACCCCGTCGATCATGGGCTTCGAGTCCCTGTACACGGCGATCCACACCACCACGATCTACTTCTTCGGCGCCGCCGGCCTGATCGGCGCGCGCACCCTCGAGACCTTCGTGGTGCAGCTGGTCCTCATGATCGGTCTCTCCCTCATCCTCTATTCGTGGCTGCTCACCGGCCGGCACGCCAACATGCACGCGATGCTGCTCGTGGGCATCATCATCGGCGGCGGCCTGGGTTCGGTGTCCACGTTCATGCAGCGGATGCTCACCCCGAGCGATTTCGACGTGCTCACCGCCCGACTCTTCGGCTCCGTGAACAACGCTGACCCCGGGTACTACCCGGTGGCCATCCCGCTGTGCCTCACCGCCGCGGTTCTGCTCTACCTCAACTCGCGCCGCATGAACGTGCTGTCCCTGGGCCGCGACACCGCCACCAACCTGGGACTGAACTACAAGGCCCTGGCGATCGGCAGCCTCGTCCTCATCTCGGTGCTCATGGCTGTGTCGACCGCCCTGGTCGGGCCCATGACGTTCCTCGGTTTCCTGGTGGCGACCCTTGCCTACCAGTTCGCCGACACCTACGATCACCGCTATCTGTTCCCCATGGCCGTGGCCATCGCCTTCGTGGTCCTCTCCGGCGCGTACTTCATCATGAACCATATTTTCTACGCGCAGGGAGTCGTCTCCATCATCATCGAGCTCGTCGGTGGTTCCGTGTTCCTCTTCGTCATCCTCAGAAAGGGCCGACTGTGA
- a CDS encoding sugar ABC transporter substrate-binding protein: MTSPRFSRRRFLGAAGLLVAGGALTACGSGGGQVAGSGALLGRPRPLTIWASQYEVPGLEKVAERFQEDTGVSIRVIQRNYNGQMLSDFLTQVPTGEGPDIIVAPHDVLGQVVNNGAVSPVDLIDPEDNFVDIALQAVTYDGRYYGVPFIIENVALLRNNAMTDHTPETFDDLLAEGHRLMDAGVAKYPFTTSQSEASGDPYHLYPIQSSFGAEVFERDADGAYTAELGMGGDGGHAFANYLAEMGANRDLIVTMTPDISKQAFIDGESPYFIAGPWNLSDIQAADMDIEVLSVPSAGGQPAVPFVGVSSFMINANSSSPLAARDLALNYLSQPEVQLELFSSNQRPPANKEALESMGDPVLAEYARIAQEDGAPMPSIPQMGAVWNFWGITQNGIVNGAGDPEQLWDTMITNIERAIES, encoded by the coding sequence GTGACCTCCCCCCGATTCTCCCGCCGCCGGTTCCTCGGCGCGGCCGGACTGCTCGTCGCGGGTGGAGCACTCACCGCCTGCGGCAGCGGTGGCGGTCAGGTCGCCGGCTCCGGTGCCCTCCTCGGCAGACCCCGCCCCCTGACCATCTGGGCCTCCCAGTACGAGGTCCCCGGCCTGGAGAAGGTCGCCGAGCGTTTCCAGGAGGACACGGGTGTGAGCATCCGCGTCATCCAGCGCAACTACAACGGCCAGATGCTCTCCGACTTCCTCACCCAGGTCCCCACCGGGGAAGGCCCCGACATCATCGTGGCCCCGCACGACGTGCTCGGCCAGGTGGTCAACAACGGTGCCGTATCCCCCGTCGACCTCATCGACCCGGAGGACAACTTCGTCGACATCGCCCTGCAGGCCGTCACGTACGACGGCCGCTACTACGGCGTGCCCTTCATCATCGAGAACGTCGCCCTCCTGCGGAACAACGCGATGACCGATCACACCCCGGAAACCTTCGACGATCTCCTCGCCGAAGGCCACCGGCTCATGGACGCCGGCGTCGCGAAGTATCCCTTCACCACCAGCCAGTCCGAGGCCTCCGGTGATCCGTACCACCTCTACCCCATCCAGTCCTCCTTCGGCGCCGAGGTCTTCGAGCGCGACGCCGACGGCGCCTACACCGCCGAACTGGGAATGGGCGGCGACGGGGGCCACGCCTTCGCCAATTACCTCGCCGAGATGGGGGCCAACCGCGATCTCATCGTCACGATGACCCCGGACATCTCCAAGCAGGCCTTCATCGACGGCGAATCCCCCTACTTCATCGCCGGCCCCTGGAACCTGTCGGACATTCAGGCCGCTGACATGGACATCGAGGTTCTCTCCGTGCCCTCAGCCGGTGGGCAGCCCGCGGTCCCGTTCGTCGGCGTGTCCTCCTTCATGATCAACGCCAACTCCTCCTCCCCGCTCGCGGCGAGGGACCTGGCGCTCAACTACCTGTCGCAGCCCGAGGTCCAGCTCGAGCTGTTCTCCAGCAACCAACGTCCCCCCGCCAATAAGGAGGCACTCGAGAGCATGGGGGACCCTGTGCTCGCCGAGTACGCCCGCATCGCCCAGGAGGACGGCGCCCCCATGCCGTCCATTCCGCAGATGGGCGCAGTGTGGAACTTCTGGGGCATCACACAGAACGGCATCGTCAACGGTGCCGGCGACCCCGAGCAACTGTGGGACACCATGATCACCAACATCGAGAGGGCGATTGAATCGTGA
- a CDS encoding siderophore ABC transporter substrate-binding protein translates to MARIRHSLIAAVAAAGLLLTACSDAESTSANGESAATAASESGTVTVEDNFGTQEIALPVEKVASTDNRTFEILNEWGIDLVAAPKQLVPFTVPEYKDDEAIQDLGTHREPNLEILTAAQPDLIVNGQRFTQHRDAIVKLNPGASIVEFEPRDGEPLDEELKRQVTELGKIFEKEDEAGQLIADFDAAVERAKAAYNPGQTVMAINVSGGEIGYIAPSVGRTYGPIFDLVGLTPALEVAESSDNHQGDDISVEAIAESNPDWLLVLDRDGGTSTRDTDEYTPAKSVIEDNAALSNVSAIKEGRVDFAPEDTYTNESIITYTEILNQLADAFEAAGENQ, encoded by the coding sequence ATGGCACGAATCCGTCACTCCCTGATCGCCGCAGTCGCGGCCGCCGGCCTGCTGCTCACCGCCTGCTCGGACGCGGAGAGCACCTCCGCCAACGGCGAATCCGCCGCCACCGCGGCGTCGGAATCCGGAACCGTGACCGTCGAGGACAACTTCGGCACCCAGGAGATCGCACTCCCGGTGGAGAAGGTCGCCTCCACCGACAACCGGACCTTCGAGATCCTCAACGAGTGGGGCATCGATCTCGTGGCGGCTCCCAAGCAGCTCGTCCCCTTCACCGTCCCGGAGTACAAGGACGATGAGGCCATTCAGGACCTGGGCACCCACCGCGAGCCCAACCTGGAGATCCTCACCGCCGCGCAGCCGGACCTCATCGTCAACGGCCAGCGCTTCACGCAGCACCGCGACGCCATCGTCAAGCTCAATCCAGGGGCCAGCATCGTCGAGTTCGAGCCGCGCGACGGCGAGCCGCTGGACGAGGAGCTCAAGCGCCAGGTGACCGAGCTGGGCAAGATCTTCGAGAAGGAGGACGAGGCGGGGCAGCTCATCGCCGACTTCGATGCAGCCGTCGAGCGCGCCAAGGCCGCCTACAACCCCGGGCAGACCGTCATGGCCATCAACGTCTCCGGCGGCGAAATCGGCTACATCGCCCCCTCCGTCGGCCGCACCTACGGCCCGATCTTCGATCTGGTGGGCCTGACTCCGGCCCTGGAGGTGGCAGAGTCCAGCGACAATCACCAGGGCGACGACATCTCCGTCGAGGCCATCGCCGAGTCCAACCCGGACTGGCTGCTCGTTCTCGACCGCGACGGTGGCACCAGCACCCGCGACACCGACGAGTACACCCCGGCGAAGTCGGTCATCGAGGACAACGCCGCGCTGTCCAACGTGTCCGCGATCAAGGAGGGCCGCGTGGACTTCGCCCCCGAGGACACCTACACCAACGAGTCGATCATCACCTACACCGAGATTCTCAACCAGCTCGCCGACGCCTTCGAGGCCGCCGGAGAAAACCAGTAA
- a CDS encoding ABC transporter ATP-binding protein, with amino-acid sequence MATITLDHVDKLYPNGYHAITDANLDIRDGEFVILVGPSGCGKSTLLNMIAGLEDITGGELRFGDQVVNDLSARDRDIAMVFQSYALYPHMTVRENIEFPLKLSRMPKSEIQDKVAEVSASLGLDEYLDRKPAQLSGGQRQRVAMGRAIVRRPKVFLMDEPLSNLDAKLRVQMRAEIARLQQDLGVTTVYVTHDQTEAMTLGDRVVVMRKGVIQQAGSPDELYASPTNLFVASFIGSPSMNFMPGRLRGDVVSTGFGDIHLPESLVDAASRATSESVILGLRPEAFEDAYLVAPERRDQGMTISANLSLVESTGADRFVYFSPPEVEKPTDAARDAAREAGVDELGGELVARLTNATRVAGGDTMDLWFTPESLYLFDGETGESLRTDEVRAQ; translated from the coding sequence ATGGCCACCATCACCCTAGACCACGTGGACAAGCTGTACCCCAACGGCTACCACGCCATCACCGACGCCAACCTCGACATCCGTGACGGCGAGTTCGTCATCCTCGTCGGGCCGTCGGGATGCGGAAAGTCCACGCTGCTCAACATGATCGCCGGGCTCGAGGACATCACCGGCGGCGAGCTGCGTTTCGGCGACCAGGTCGTCAACGACCTCTCCGCCCGCGACCGCGACATCGCCATGGTCTTCCAGTCCTACGCCCTCTACCCGCACATGACGGTCCGCGAGAACATCGAGTTCCCGCTCAAGCTCTCCCGCATGCCCAAAAGCGAGATCCAGGACAAGGTCGCGGAGGTCTCCGCCTCCCTCGGCCTCGACGAGTACCTCGACCGCAAGCCCGCGCAGCTTTCGGGCGGTCAGCGCCAGCGCGTGGCCATGGGCCGCGCCATTGTCCGCCGTCCGAAGGTCTTCCTCATGGATGAGCCGCTGTCCAACCTCGACGCGAAGCTCCGCGTCCAGATGCGCGCCGAGATCGCCCGCCTCCAGCAGGACCTCGGTGTCACCACCGTCTACGTCACCCACGACCAGACCGAGGCCATGACCCTCGGCGACCGCGTCGTGGTCATGCGCAAGGGCGTCATCCAGCAGGCCGGCTCCCCCGACGAGCTCTACGCCTCCCCCACCAACCTCTTCGTGGCCAGCTTCATCGGCTCGCCGTCGATGAACTTCATGCCGGGTCGCCTGCGCGGAGACGTGGTTTCCACCGGTTTCGGTGACATCCACCTCCCGGAGTCGCTTGTCGACGCCGCCTCCCGCGCCACCTCCGAATCCGTCATCCTCGGCCTGCGTCCGGAGGCCTTCGAGGACGCCTACCTCGTCGCCCCGGAGAGGCGCGACCAGGGCATGACCATCTCCGCGAACCTCAGCCTCGTCGAGTCCACCGGTGCCGACCGCTTCGTCTACTTCTCCCCGCCGGAGGTGGAGAAGCCCACCGACGCCGCCCGCGACGCCGCCCGCGAGGCCGGCGTCGATGAGCTCGGCGGCGAGCTGGTCGCCCGCCTCACCAACGCCACCCGCGTGGCCGGCGGCGACACCATGGACCTGTGGTTCACGCCCGAGTCCCTGTACCTCTTCGACGGCGAGACCGGCGAGTCGCTGCGCACCGATGAGGTGCGTGCCCAGTGA
- a CDS encoding ABC transporter permease has protein sequence MTATQSVEPRQSRTRTQLFDWRLLLGLAIVLALLAVSLFVGQYNILNGEDGWRMFAITRIPRTVALVLAGAAMAMSGLVMQLLTQNRFVEPSTTGTTEWAGLGLLFVMYFIPAANILERMLGAVVFSFIGTMVFFLFLRRVSLRSSLIVPIIGIMLGAVVSSVSTFFALQTDMLQSLGVWFAGSFTSVMQGQYEVLWIVLLVVIAVFFFADRLTVAGLGEEIATNVGLNYNRMVLIGTGLIAVATGIVTVVVGSLPFLGLIVPNIVSMFRGDDLRSNLPWVVLLGVGIVTVCDLIGRTIIAPFEIPVSVILGIVGAVVFVTLIVRQRRG, from the coding sequence ATGACCGCGACACAGTCAGTGGAGCCGCGACAATCGCGGACCCGGACACAGCTTTTCGATTGGCGGCTGCTACTCGGCCTGGCCATCGTGCTCGCCCTGCTCGCCGTCAGCCTCTTTGTCGGACAGTACAACATCCTCAACGGCGAGGACGGGTGGCGGATGTTCGCCATCACCCGCATCCCCCGGACCGTGGCTCTGGTGCTGGCCGGCGCCGCCATGGCGATGTCCGGCCTGGTGATGCAGCTGCTCACCCAGAACCGTTTCGTCGAGCCGAGCACCACCGGCACCACCGAGTGGGCGGGGTTGGGCCTGCTGTTCGTCATGTACTTCATCCCGGCCGCCAACATCCTGGAGCGCATGCTGGGGGCCGTGGTGTTCTCCTTCATCGGCACCATGGTCTTCTTCCTCTTCCTCCGCCGGGTCTCCCTGCGGTCCTCGCTCATCGTGCCGATCATCGGCATCATGCTCGGCGCCGTGGTCAGCTCCGTCTCCACTTTCTTCGCGCTCCAGACCGACATGCTCCAGAGTCTCGGAGTGTGGTTCGCGGGCTCTTTCACCTCCGTGATGCAGGGACAGTACGAGGTGCTGTGGATCGTGCTCCTGGTCGTCATCGCGGTGTTCTTCTTCGCCGACCGGCTCACCGTGGCGGGACTCGGCGAGGAGATCGCCACCAACGTCGGCCTCAACTACAACCGGATGGTGCTCATCGGCACCGGGCTCATCGCCGTCGCCACGGGCATCGTCACCGTCGTCGTGGGCAGCCTCCCCTTCCTCGGTCTCATCGTCCCCAACATCGTCTCGATGTTCCGGGGCGACGACCTGCGCTCCAACCTGCCCTGGGTGGTCCTGCTCGGCGTCGGCATCGTCACCGTCTGCGATCTCATCGGCCGCACCATCATCGCGCCCTTCGAGATTCCGGTCTCGGTGATCCTCGGCATCGTCGGTGCCGTCGTCTTCGTCACCCTGATTGTGAGGCAGCGCCGTGGATAA
- a CDS encoding ABC transporter permease subunit, which yields MTTTLDSRPVADEAPAPRRRQAGAGLAIKLLIMAAINAFGFYGIAASWLAGQWGILVFLVAGLIGANVIYFWNDRRARPWKYLYPAAVMLLIFQVFVVIYTAGIAFTNYGDGHNSTKDDAITAIELKYDEPVPDAPARPVTVISGDDGLGLAVLDDADRVLAATTGEELTPVEATVEDGQITAVDGYEVLTAEDAMARQQEVLDVRVLSPDEGDVVRTNDARTATTYISTMRYDEAQDAMIAADGTVYTPNDTGSFASESGEELLPGWRVNVGLSNFTQVFADSTYAGPFMKVTAWTFVFAFLSVALTFFAGLLMALLFNDPNMKFRGFYRALVIMPYAFPAFLSILIWAGLLNTDFGFFNQILFGGADINWLGDPWLARFSAVMVNLWLGFPYMFLVTTGALQSIPDDVYKAAKIDGAGAWTTFRKITLPLLMVAVGPLLVASFAMNFNNFNVIYLLTGGGPRDLDSPTGVGATDILISFVYKIAFASGENQYGVASAISLMIFIMVAVVAAITLIRSNSLKEID from the coding sequence GTGACCACCACACTGGACTCCCGCCCCGTGGCGGATGAGGCGCCGGCCCCGCGGCGTCGTCAAGCAGGAGCCGGTCTGGCGATCAAGCTCCTCATCATGGCGGCCATCAACGCCTTCGGTTTCTACGGCATCGCCGCCTCCTGGCTCGCCGGGCAGTGGGGCATACTAGTCTTCCTTGTGGCGGGCCTCATCGGCGCGAACGTCATCTACTTCTGGAACGACCGCCGCGCCCGACCCTGGAAGTACCTCTACCCGGCAGCCGTCATGCTGCTCATCTTCCAGGTGTTCGTGGTGATCTACACCGCGGGCATCGCGTTCACCAACTACGGCGACGGGCACAACTCCACCAAGGACGACGCCATCACGGCGATCGAGCTCAAGTACGACGAGCCCGTTCCCGACGCCCCGGCCCGCCCCGTCACCGTCATCTCCGGCGATGACGGCCTCGGCCTCGCCGTGCTTGACGACGCCGACCGGGTCCTCGCCGCCACCACCGGCGAGGAACTGACCCCCGTCGAGGCCACCGTCGAGGACGGGCAGATCACCGCCGTCGACGGCTACGAGGTCCTCACCGCTGAGGACGCCATGGCCCGCCAGCAGGAGGTCCTCGACGTCCGTGTGCTGTCCCCCGACGAGGGCGACGTCGTGCGCACCAACGACGCGCGCACCGCCACCACCTACATCTCGACGATGCGTTACGACGAGGCGCAGGACGCCATGATCGCCGCCGACGGCACCGTCTACACGCCCAACGACACCGGCAGCTTCGCCTCCGAGTCCGGCGAGGAACTCCTCCCCGGCTGGCGCGTCAACGTCGGCCTGTCCAACTTCACGCAGGTCTTCGCCGACTCGACCTACGCCGGCCCCTTCATGAAGGTCACCGCCTGGACGTTCGTCTTCGCGTTCCTCTCCGTCGCCCTGACCTTCTTCGCCGGCCTGCTCATGGCGCTGCTGTTCAACGACCCGAACATGAAGTTCCGCGGCTTCTACCGCGCGCTGGTCATCATGCCGTACGCCTTCCCCGCCTTCCTGTCGATCCTCATCTGGGCCGGTCTGCTCAACACCGACTTCGGCTTCTTCAACCAGATCCTCTTCGGCGGCGCGGACATCAACTGGCTCGGCGACCCCTGGCTCGCCCGCTTCTCCGCCGTCATGGTCAACCTGTGGCTGGGCTTCCCCTACATGTTCCTCGTCACCACCGGTGCGCTGCAGTCCATCCCGGACGACGTGTACAAGGCCGCCAAGATCGACGGCGCCGGGGCGTGGACCACGTTCCGGAAGATCACCCTCCCGCTGCTCATGGTCGCCGTCGGCCCGCTGCTCGTGGCCAGCTTCGCGATGAACTTCAACAACTTCAACGTGATCTACCTGCTCACCGGTGGCGGACCCCGCGATCTCGACTCCCCCACCGGAGTCGGCGCGACGGACATCCTCATCAGCTTCGTCTACAAGATCGCGTTCGCCTCGGGTGAGAACCAGTACGGCGTCGCCTCCGCCATCTCCCTGATGATCTTCATCATGGTCGCGGTAGTCGCCGCCATCACCCTCATCCGCTCCAATTCCCTGAAGGAGATCGACTGA